Within Arcobacter lacus, the genomic segment AGAATTAGAGTATCAAATAAAGGAAATATTGCACCAAATGGACAAAGAGGAGATTTATACCTACAAGTTTCTGTAAAAGAAGATTCTCACTTTGTAAGACATGATGATGATATTTACTTCGAAGCTCCAATATTCTTTACTCAAGTTGCTTTAGGAGGAACTATAAAAGTTCCAAGTTTAAGAGGAGAACTTGAACTTGAAATTCCAAAAGGTGCTAAAGATAAACAACAATTTACTTTTAAAGGTGAAGGTGTTAAATCTGTCCAAGGTTATGGAAAAGGTGATTTAATTATTCAAATAAAAATTGAATATCCAAAAGCTTTAAACAATGAACAAAAAGAACTTTTAGAAAAACTACAAGATAGTTTTGGAATAGAAAGTAAACCTCATGAAACAACTTTTGAAGGAATGTTTGATAAAGTAAAAAAATGGTTTTCATAAAAATTTTATAAATATATTTAGGGGAAAATAAATGAACAAATCATATTTAGAAAGTATGCCTGATGCTAATGGTTTTTTTGGTAAATTTGGAGGTTCATTTATTCCTCCTGAATTAGAAAAACCTTTTGAAGAAATCAAAAAAGCCTATGAAGAATTAAAAAATTCTCCTAAATTTATAGAAGAATTAAAATATGTAAGAAAACACTATCAAGGAAGACCAACTCCAATCTCATTTGCAAAAAATCTGACAAACTATTGTGGTGGAGCAAAAATATATTTAAAAAGAGAAGATTTAAATCATACTGGTGCTCATAAATTAAACCATTGTATGGCTGAAGTAATCTTAGCAAAACATCTTGGAAAGAAAAAAGTAATTGCTGAAACAGGAGCTGGTCAACACGGTGTTGCACTTGCAACAGCTGCTGCTTATTTTGGGCTTGAATGTGAAATTCATATGGGTGAAGTTGATATTGCAAAAGAGCATCCAAATGTAGTTAGAATGAAAATTCTAGGAGCAAAAGTTGTTCCAGCAACTCATGGACTTAAAACTTTAAAAGAAGCTGTTGATTCAGCTTTTGAAGCATATTTAGCAGATACACAAAACTCTATTTATTGTATTGGTTCTGTTGTTGGTCCTCATCCATTTCCTATGATGGTAAGAGATTTCCAAAGTGTTATTGGGTTTGAAGCACGTGAGCAATTTTTAGAACATGAAGGGAAACTTCCAGATGCCGTTGCTGCTTGTGTTGGTGGTGGAAGTAATGCTATGGGAATTTTCTCTGGATTTATTGATGATAAACAAGTTGAACTTTATGGTGTTGAACCAATGGGGAAAGGTGATAAAATAGGAGAACACTCAGCATCTTTAACTTATGGAGAAGAAGGAATTATGCATGGATTCAACTCTATTATGTTAAAAGATAAAGATGGAAACCCAGCTCCTGTTTACTCTATTGGAAGTGGGATTGATTATCCAAGTGTTGGACCAGAACACGCTTATTTAAAAGAAACAGGAAGAAGTAAAGTGGGACTTTGTGATGATAATGAAGCTGTTGATGCATTTTATAAATTATCTCAACTAGAGGGAATCATTCCTGCTTTAGAGTCAGCTCATGCAGTTGGATTTGCTATGAAATTAGCAAAAACTTTAGATAAAGAAAAAACTATTTTAGTGAGTCTTAGTGGTCGTGGAGATAAAGATATTGATTTTGTTATCAATAATTATCCTATCCCAAATTCAAAATTTTAAAGGTTGAAAAATGAAATTAGAATATGCCGGTTTTAAACCAATAATAAGTCAACATGGAATATCTTTTAAAAGAGGAAAAGATGATAAATTTATTTACCTTCCTTTTGCTTATGAAATTTTAAATGCTTTAAATCAAGATTATGAAACTGCTAAAAATCATTCTCATTCTATAAAAGTTGAAGAGTTACATACAGAAAAAATATTAAAAATAATTTCTTCTATTTACTCAACAATAGATACAGAATTAGATGAAAAAGTTAAAGAATATATAAAACATTTAGATGAAGAAGAAAAAGAAGTAGAAAGCAGAACAACTTTAAGTGATATTGAAAAAAATATATATTTAGAAAACTTAAAATTAATGAGAACTTATAAAATTCAAAGAGCAAAAAATAAAATATTTTACTATTATTGTGTTTCAGCTATTGTTGAAATCATCAAAAAAAATAAAATAAGAAAAATTGATTTACCATTCAATGAAAAATTTTGGCATATTTTAAAATCGATTCAAAGTAAACTTCAAACACAAAACATCTCTTCTAATTTAAAAATAGATGAACTTGAAGGTTTAAAAATCAAATTTACTATAAATATTTTCTAAAAAATTTAGAACTGTTTGATTAAATTTGTATTGTAGTTATCTAACTCTTTATATTTAGTCAATAGTTCTTGATATTTTAAACTGTAATCATCATATAAAAATGAGTATTTATCATCATCTTTATATTTATCATAACCATCTTTTGAAGTTTTTGTTAGACTTCCAATAAAATCAAAAGAATCTATTTCTAAAAGAATTTCATCTAATTTTTCTTGAGATATAACATCTGTGCTAGAAATATTTTGGCTCACTTTATTTGAGATTGATTGATGAAGTAAATCAAATAAAGATGAATTACCATATTTTGAT encodes:
- the trpB gene encoding tryptophan synthase subunit beta — encoded protein: MNKSYLESMPDANGFFGKFGGSFIPPELEKPFEEIKKAYEELKNSPKFIEELKYVRKHYQGRPTPISFAKNLTNYCGGAKIYLKREDLNHTGAHKLNHCMAEVILAKHLGKKKVIAETGAGQHGVALATAAAYFGLECEIHMGEVDIAKEHPNVVRMKILGAKVVPATHGLKTLKEAVDSAFEAYLADTQNSIYCIGSVVGPHPFPMMVRDFQSVIGFEAREQFLEHEGKLPDAVAACVGGGSNAMGIFSGFIDDKQVELYGVEPMGKGDKIGEHSASLTYGEEGIMHGFNSIMLKDKDGNPAPVYSIGSGIDYPSVGPEHAYLKETGRSKVGLCDDNEAVDAFYKLSQLEGIIPALESAHAVGFAMKLAKTLDKEKTILVSLSGRGDKDIDFVINNYPIPNSKF